Sequence from the Ereboglobus luteus genome:
TCATCATAGCTGGCAACTCGAATGTTCCAGTTGAGTCGTTCCCATGGAAATCAACACATGCCGTATCCATTGATGACCTAAGAAAGCATGTGCATTATCAAGTTGAAGGACAGGGGCCGGAGTTCCACTGGGGATGGGGCGCGGCCGCCCGCTGGTTTGTTCAACACATGAGACATATCAGGCAGTGTGTTTATCTTGATAGTGATATTCTCTGTCTACGCCCGCCGATGCTCACACCGGTTGATACCATCGCGGCGGTTCCGGCCCAGCAGTTCCGCAAGGAACGAAGGTCCGAGACGGCTGACTTTGCCGGAAAGATATTCGATGCCAAGAAACCTCTCTTTGAGACCGGCATGCTTGTAATAAATGCAGAGTGGATGCGCAAGGTGAATTTTCTTTCGCGCATTTTTGATGGTGCAGTGGAAACACAAAAGATGCTTGGCAAACGATTTTATGCCGAGAATACCCTCCTCTCAAAAAATTTCGCCGGCTTGATCAAAAAACTACCATTGAAGTATAATGTCGGAAACAATGATGTAACAACTGGAATTATCTCCGAAGATGAAACGGTATTTTATCACTTTCATCATGAAGCTTCTGGAGTATACAACAAGATAATCCAAATGCGCGTCTATTCCGAACGAAATGGACGCATGAATATCGCTTATCTGGTTGATAATTCTATGGATCAAATTTCTCGCATGTGGATGTCAATGCGTTCGATAAGACAGTTCAACAAAGCGGTGAGGTTTTATGTTGTTTCGAGCATACCCCTAAAAGGTGATTTTATAAACCTTGTAGTCAATCCTCCTAGTGATGGGTTTGCCATTTATGGCAACCGACCGAACACACGTTTTAGCGATGCAACGATGTTTCGTTTTTATCTCACGCGCCTGCCTGTTGAACGGCTCATCTACATTGACACAGACACGATCTGCCATGGCAGTCTTGAGCCTTTGTGGAAGATGACGAAACGAAAAGGTATTGGGATGCTTCGCTACGCTATTTCCGATTCAGAGACGAATGCCTCATTAAAACGCAAGTTTTATGGTGATATATACCATAACGCTGGTGTCTTGGCCCTTAACCTGCCTTCGCTTCTCGCGGAAAATTTTGAACACGAATCGCTCAAGTGGATCGCGTCAGATGATATGCCCACGGAGGTATTCTTTGCCGATGAGACGGTTTTGAACCTCCGGTGGTCGCATTTGATTTATCCAATTCCTGAGGAGTTCAACATAAAATTTCCGCTTACTTATAAGGGAACGCAAACCATTAAACATTTCTACGGCAGTCAAAAAGACGCTCAGATTCGGGATTTCTCAGCACTCATGACACCATGACGCTCAATTATTCTCGCCGTTCCTCTCAGTTATCCGCCACACCTGAAGAATATTTATTCAGTGGCGTGCAATTCCAGTCAATTCATCGCGAGAAACCCATCCATGAGTCCAAAAAGATGATTTCCGCGTAGCGCGACCTCATGCCGCGCAAAACTCAATTCAATGCATTCCAATGCGCAGCATCGACACTCGCTGCACATACATCTCGGCGAGTGCGAGCATCAGCGCCTTCTCGCTTCGCTGGTAACGGCCAAACACCTCCGTGCCTCCCCTCGCGGTTCTGCGCCCCCCTCAACTCCAACGTTCCGAACTCGAGGGTGAGCTTGCGTGCGTAATACCCGCTGCGGTAACCGAGCCTGCCGTTCGTGCGCGCACAGCATCTCCTTCATTTCTGGCTCGAGCACTTCCTGCACTATCACTTGCAATAGCATGCGCATCGGATCGTCGTCTAGCAACAATGTCATCATTTGCTCGAGCATCTGTGTTTGTCCTGTCATCTCCTTGTTTGGATGGGTCATGTTTTTTCCTTTCATTGTGGTTTTCGGCTTTTCACCCAACCACTTACCATGATCCGTCTTTTTGCTAGATTTTTTACATGCTATCGTAAAAAACTCGCCCAGAATAATTCCCATGCACGACCGTTGACCGCGACGAGGCGCAAACAACGCGATTCGGCACCTGCCGTTTTCGCAATCATTGACCGTGCTGCGGGATCAAGTGTGTTACCGCCAGTTTCACGTTCCATTTTATCAAATGCTTTTCCGAGTGAACTCATATACCGATGCCTTTCCGTATTGTTGGTTGTTGTGTTTCTGGCTCATAAAATGACGCGGCTTGCGCGTGGCCCATGCGCGATTCTTGGGCGAGGCGCAGTGTCTCGTAGTGTTGCGCCATGATCCGCTGGTGTTCCTCGGTGAGGTTCGCCTGCAAGGCGGCCTGCGCGGTTTCGCCGATTGCCAGCGACACGGCGGACGTTCGCTCGCCTTCCTGCGCGATACGGGTTCGCAGAGCCGCCAGGTCGTCCGTGAAAACCAGCGCTTGTTTGCGGGCGCGCGAGATGCCGACATACCATTGGTTTTTGTTGGCGACCAAGCGTTCGCCCGCATAGTGCAGCAACACCGTATCGACGGTCTTGCCTTGCGAGGCATACGAGGTGACGGCGTAGCCGGGCACGAACATCCGCTGTTCCGGCGAGAGTGTTTTTATCGTTCCCGCGTCGTCTCGAACACGGATGCTTTTGTCTTTTAACACACGACATATCGTGACCAGTTCGCCGTTCCTGATCGCCTTTCCTTCGATTGAGTCCCCATTAAATTTCATCTGCAACCGATCCCCGCGCGCCAACTCCTGCTCACGCTCTTTCACGACCGCAAATCTGTCCGCGTGGCGATAGCTCATGAGCGTGGTTCGTCCGCCTTTTTTCAATATTACGCCGCGTCCGTCGGCGCCGGCGACCTCGCAACAATCGCCGCGTTGAAAGCGTCCGTAGTTGCGCAGAAAATACACCCTGTCGCCGGATGCGTAAAACCGGGCGTCGCGTTTTTGCGCGTCCGTCAAATCGATCGGTTGCCACGTGGCGACGCGCACACCGTTTTTCAAAATGCCCGCATTTTTCAGTTCGTCACGAATCGCCGTGTTGAGCGCGCGCACGCCCTCCCAGGTTTGCGAAACCGCGAGCACGCTTTCATTGCGTTTCACGGATTCGCAGTAACGCGTGGCAATTTCCTTCGGGATGTCACCGGTGTCGTGTTCACGCACCCAGCCGAGGCGTTCCAATTTGTCCAACGACTTCGTGAGATCGCCATCGGCGGCCGCTTTGACGGCGGCGCGGTATTGGCGCACGGCGCGCTTGCCCGCTGCGTCCGGCATGGCGTCGGGATTCTGGCGGCGGATGGTGTTCAATTGAATTGGACGCAGTCCGGTTTGCGTTTCAAGGATGCGCAGCGCGTCCGACGCGGCGACCGCACCTTGCTGGCGCGTGTCACCGGAGAGGATGACGCGCCCGTGGCATTCGCGCGCGGCCTCGATGATGCGCAGCATGTCCTGACCACCGATTTGCCCGGCCTCGTCAACGATGAGCACCGTGCCGCGCGCGAGCGGCACGAGGTTTGTCATGGCGAGCAGGCGCGCAACGGTGTCGGCATCAAGCCCGTCGCGCCTCAGGTCGGCGGCTTGCTGATGTTGCGGCGCATACACACTCACAGGATGCCCCGCTGTCTCCAAACCGCGCACGACCTCGCGCAGCGTGTAACTTTTGCCCGTGCCCGCGCCGCCTTGAAACAGCGTGATAAAATCGCAACTGCGCAGGATGCGGTTCACAGCGGAGCGCTGATCGGCCTTGAGTTCGCGGGATGGAGCGAAGCCGGTGCCGGTGTTAAAAGGGCCGTGCGCATCGCGACCGTCGCGCGCGGCCCAAATGAGGTTCCATTCCGCATTGAGCGTGTCGCGGCAGGTCAGTTTGCGGGTGCCTTCTTCACGGATGAAGTCCGCCTTAGCGACAGCGGTTTTTAACTCGCTCAATGCGAAATTGTCGCCGCGTCCGCGCACGAGCGCGGCGGCCATCAACTCATGATCGGTGGCGACCGCGCGGCGTTCGAAAACATGTTTCTCCGCCCATGCGAGAAAACCGGACAAGTCCGGTTTTTCCTGAACGGACGGCGTTGCCGGCTGCGACAACTTTTCTGGCGCGATGGACGCGAGCGCGGCGCGTTCCGAGTTGGTCATTTCGGCGGCCCAACGCGGGCGCAGTTCATCGGTCGAAAGGTTTTTGATTTTCCGACGCCGGATATCATGAGCGATTTGCTTGCGGAGGTTTTTCTCGTTGCCGCGCAGCCCCTCGTTTTCGATGCGCTTTTTCGTTTCCGCGTCGATTTGTTGATGCCGTTTGGAAAAGCGGTCGATCAGCGATTTCGGGATGTTGGCGATTTCAAAGTCGCGGGCGTTGTTGGCGAGCGTGTAACCGAGCGCGCGGAGGCCCTTTGACAACTCGTGATAATACACATTTTCCGCAAACTTTTGCGCGCGATACATGCCCGTCGCATGAAGCGCCTTCCACTTGTCTTCCTCCCAATCATACGTCGCATTCAGGAAAATGCAGTGCGTGTGTAAATGGGGGTCGAGCTCGCGGCTGGTGTCATGGCGGAAGAGCGCGGACAGGCAGTTGCCTGTCACGCGCTCGGAGCCCGCGCCGCCCTTGCGCACGCGAGCCTCTGCGAACTTTTCCAGTTCGTCCGTCATCATGCGCACGGCGTCATCATGAATTTTCAAAATCCGGTCATCCTGATACAACGCGACAATGGAAACCGACTTCGGCGGGCTGATCGTGAAGTCATAAAATACGCGCCGGTTCGACAGCGTGCGGCCATCCTCGCAGCGCGTCGTGTTGCGGCGCATCGTGAGCCAGCGCCCGGTTTCGGGATGATGCCCCTCGCAAAGCGCGAGAAACTTTTCCTCCGTCACACTGCCTTCGAGTCCGAGCATGGCGGCACCCGTGCCTCGCCATTCGCCGGCGATCACATGACCGTCCATGTAGTAGTCGCCAACAGCCAGGTGCTCGCGAAAATAACTCTTCGCGTTTTGAAGATTCAACTGTGGTTTGGGTGTGAGCATGTTTTTTCAACGCGCGACGTTGCGCGGGAAAACCCACCCTCATCCGAACGTGCCAGGGAAACGCAGTCGCGTTTGAAACCGCAGGACGCATTTCCCCTTGCCAAGGTTGGCAACGTTTTTTGAGGGCCGCTTCTCCACATAAGGGCGCGAATGTAAACCCACCTACGGAGTGCGCCGCCGAATGCCCGGTTTTTGGATACGCGGAAAAACGACGCGCACGCCGACGCGGTGGATTGATTCGACTGGCACGGATTCGCGGCGCAATGCCTCGTCCCTCGTTTTGCGGCGCGTCACCGTGCCCATGCGAATTGATACTTGAATGTGGACGGAGGTGGGAGCGAAGACACGGGCGCGCTCCTCGCTCGCGCTACGCCTCCGCCCCTTCGCGGACGCCCGTTCTTCGTGTCCTATTTGCTCAGGGTTCCGGCTCCGCTTCCGCTGCGGGCGTCCCGTGACTTCGCGCCCCGGTCTCTGGCAAAAAACGCATCCGCGAAAATGCGGACATTTGAATCAGTGAGCGTGCGAAAGTTTCGCGATGGGACAGCGCGGAGGATACCGCAGGATCGCGGATTTTACGCGATGAAAACTGGATGAAAATTTTGGT
This genomic interval carries:
- a CDS encoding glycosyltransferase encodes the protein MQALSSNPMVADHLRDFLYVTDGRDYELTLLSAQSVRRHVPDARFHLIIAGNSNVPVESFPWKSTHAVSIDDLRKHVHYQVEGQGPEFHWGWGAAARWFVQHMRHIRQCVYLDSDILCLRPPMLTPVDTIAAVPAQQFRKERRSETADFAGKIFDAKKPLFETGMLVINAEWMRKVNFLSRIFDGAVETQKMLGKRFYAENTLLSKNFAGLIKKLPLKYNVGNNDVTTGIISEDETVFYHFHHEASGVYNKIIQMRVYSERNGRMNIAYLVDNSMDQISRMWMSMRSIRQFNKAVRFYVVSSIPLKGDFINLVVNPPSDGFAIYGNRPNTRFSDATMFRFYLTRLPVERLIYIDTDTICHGSLEPLWKMTKRKGIGMLRYAISDSETNASLKRKFYGDIYHNAGVLALNLPSLLAENFEHESLKWIASDDMPTEVFFADETVLNLRWSHLIYPIPEEFNIKFPLTYKGTQTIKHFYGSQKDAQIRDFSALMTP
- the mobF gene encoding MobF family relaxase, with product MLTPKPQLNLQNAKSYFREHLAVGDYYMDGHVIAGEWRGTGAAMLGLEGSVTEEKFLALCEGHHPETGRWLTMRRNTTRCEDGRTLSNRRVFYDFTISPPKSVSIVALYQDDRILKIHDDAVRMMTDELEKFAEARVRKGGAGSERVTGNCLSALFRHDTSRELDPHLHTHCIFLNATYDWEEDKWKALHATGMYRAQKFAENVYYHELSKGLRALGYTLANNARDFEIANIPKSLIDRFSKRHQQIDAETKKRIENEGLRGNEKNLRKQIAHDIRRRKIKNLSTDELRPRWAAEMTNSERAALASIAPEKLSQPATPSVQEKPDLSGFLAWAEKHVFERRAVATDHELMAAALVRGRGDNFALSELKTAVAKADFIREEGTRKLTCRDTLNAEWNLIWAARDGRDAHGPFNTGTGFAPSRELKADQRSAVNRILRSCDFITLFQGGAGTGKSYTLREVVRGLETAGHPVSVYAPQHQQAADLRRDGLDADTVARLLAMTNLVPLARGTVLIVDEAGQIGGQDMLRIIEAARECHGRVILSGDTRQQGAVAASDALRILETQTGLRPIQLNTIRRQNPDAMPDAAGKRAVRQYRAAVKAAADGDLTKSLDKLERLGWVREHDTGDIPKEIATRYCESVKRNESVLAVSQTWEGVRALNTAIRDELKNAGILKNGVRVATWQPIDLTDAQKRDARFYASGDRVYFLRNYGRFQRGDCCEVAGADGRGVILKKGGRTTLMSYRHADRFAVVKEREQELARGDRLQMKFNGDSIEGKAIRNGELVTICRVLKDKSIRVRDDAGTIKTLSPEQRMFVPGYAVTSYASQGKTVDTVLLHYAGERLVANKNQWYVGISRARKQALVFTDDLAALRTRIAQEGERTSAVSLAIGETAQAALQANLTEEHQRIMAQHYETLRLAQESRMGHAQAASFYEPETQQPTIRKGIGI